In Nicotiana tabacum mitochondrion, complete genome, the DNA window TTGTGGGGGTCCCGACCCCTACGAGTGAGCAGAAAAGGGAGGAGGAAAGAGGCCCTGGTGAACCGTCATAATTAGTGAACAAGTGTAAGCTTCGCTGCCCGACAGTATGGAGTACTGACCACACCGAGGGACAGGCCCTGAAGCGAAGGACGGGAACGAGCGGAATCAATGTGTTCCAATTTCTGGCCTTGCACCGACCATCCAATGGACCATGGACTAAACGGCCACTGCCTGAAAGGACTATGTCCAGGGGACCGCCGCCCCCCCCACAAGGTACATCTCGCGCCTATGGGCCGCTATAACTATCCAAGAAGACACTCGAAACTGGAAGGAGAAACAAACCCACCCGGTGGACTGCCGAGCGGAAAGTCCTACGACACAGGAGCGGGATTCTCTAAAAAGCCAAGGTCGTGGGTGGCCAAGAGGGCCCACTTGGAGACTTGGGATCTCAGCAGGAAATGCGAAGGTTGCAACAAGCCGGCCGGCCAAAGAGAATCAACTAGTTTAGTTCTGATCTGAGTAGGCTCATAATAGGGAATACCCTAACCCTGGGAACCGGGGCCTGGCCATCCTTCGTTTGCGGTCGACGTTCCGGCTTTGTCCGTCGACAGCTGAATGTTTCGATCTGGTTCGATTCATGATCGCATCTGCAAACCTTATCCCGTGGGCTTTAGCGGACGTTTTTCATTCTTCACCCGGTCCTTAGTAGCCTTTCCAAAGTCAACCTAACCGGTTACCTTTTCCAAGGCGCTAAATAGGCCTTCGCCCTTACGCCTTTATATATAATAGAAGAAAATTAGATAGTTGTATATAGAATTAGCCAGATCGTCTGAAGCATGAACAGAATCGCCTTTGTTCTGAAGGCCTAGCGAGTTCCTTTTTTTTTTTTCAAAGGCGGTCCTTTTCTTTCCTCGGACCGATGACTCGCTTGTTCAGTACTGCTAACTATTATAGGAGGATGTCGCCCCCTCGGGACTACCAGTAGCTTCGGTTGTTGAATCTCGTGCAAGTTAGGTTGTGGTTGTATTGGCTGCAAGCGGAACGTAGGCGCTTTAGGTGTGTGTTGACCATGCACTCTCGCTTCGTGTAATGTCGTATGTATGATAGAGGTAGTGTGGTGATTGACCTCAATGCTAATGGTGATCCCCAAGGTTCAACGAATGAATGAAGCTATGATCGTACCCGGATAGAGATGATGGTCTTCCTCTGATGTCTCCAAGCCGGCCATAATAGAATAGATAGGCGAAGCAGTCAATAGCAGTCTGTTCTCGCCTATCGATAGATAGCAGGTTGCTTCCAAGCTCAAACCATTTGAAACAGAATTGCTACTTTTTTCTTGTTATTGATAGAGTGGTATTCT includes these proteins:
- the orf116 gene encoding hypothetical protein (similar to orf270/2 in Beta vulgaris), with protein sequence MCSNFWPCTDHPMDHGLNGHCLKGLCPGDRRPPHKVHLAPMGRYNYPRRHSKLEGETNPPGGLPSGKSYDTGAGFSKKPRSWVAKRAHLETWDLSRKCEGCNKPAGQRESTSLVLI